In Sphingomonas psychrotolerans, the following proteins share a genomic window:
- a CDS encoding TetR/AcrR family transcriptional regulator, translating to METLTEKAPGKREARKEERRLAILQVAKRSFLDNGYSGTSMSAISAELGGSKGTLWSYFPSKEELFAAVLDHATTSYRQELGDLLAPSADLRATVFAFARSFIAKITSPEAMRLHRLVAAESGRFPEVGEIFYRRAPQPTQQLIAGFFAVQMDAGHMRRDDPLAAARVLTSLCMGGAHQRLLWGIDTSPGDLEAEAHYAADIFARAFEIT from the coding sequence ATGGAAACCCTAACGGAAAAGGCGCCTGGCAAGCGCGAGGCGCGCAAGGAAGAGCGGCGGCTGGCGATCCTTCAGGTCGCCAAGCGCTCGTTTCTCGACAACGGCTATTCGGGGACGTCGATGTCGGCGATTTCGGCCGAGCTGGGCGGCTCCAAGGGCACTTTATGGAGCTATTTCCCGTCCAAGGAAGAGCTGTTCGCGGCGGTGCTCGACCATGCGACGACCTCCTATCGCCAAGAGCTCGGCGACTTGCTCGCGCCCTCCGCCGATCTGCGCGCGACCGTCTTCGCCTTTGCGCGAAGCTTCATCGCCAAGATCACTTCGCCCGAGGCGATGCGCCTGCACCGCCTCGTGGCGGCCGAATCGGGACGTTTCCCCGAGGTCGGGGAGATCTTCTACCGCCGCGCGCCGCAACCGACCCAGCAATTGATCGCCGGGTTCTTCGCCGTCCAGATGGACGCCGGGCATATGCGCCGCGACGATCCGCTCGCCGCCGCGCGCGTGCTGACCAGCCTGTGCATGGGCGGCGCGCATCAGCGGCTGCTATGGGGCATCGACACCAGCCCCGGCGACCTCGAGGCCGAGGCGCATTACGCTGCGGACATCTTCGCCCGCGCGTTCGAGATCACCTGA
- a CDS encoding RlmE family RNA methyltransferase, with amino-acid sequence MSRGGGRGHTRVKTSRGRTPQSNRWLERQLNDPYVKRAKAEGYRSRAVYKLLELDEKFDFLKGSKRVIDLGIAPGGWTQLVRKRLPKAAVVGIDLLPVDPIDGATILQMDFMDDAAPDRLVEELGGAPDLILSDMAANTVGHAQTDALRTLGLVEAALDFAIRTLAPGGDFVAKVFAGGADSALVAEMKRNFTTVKHAKPPASRKGSVEWFVVAQGFKGRTEEVPE; translated from the coding sequence ATGAGCCGTGGCGGCGGACGCGGACATACCCGCGTCAAGACTTCGCGGGGGCGGACCCCGCAATCGAATCGCTGGCTCGAACGCCAGCTCAACGACCCCTATGTGAAACGCGCCAAGGCCGAAGGCTATCGCAGTCGCGCGGTCTACAAGCTGCTCGAACTCGACGAGAAATTCGACTTCCTCAAAGGATCGAAACGCGTCATCGACCTCGGCATCGCGCCGGGCGGCTGGACACAGCTGGTACGCAAGCGCCTCCCCAAGGCGGCAGTAGTGGGGATCGACCTGCTCCCCGTCGATCCGATCGACGGCGCGACGATCCTGCAGATGGACTTCATGGACGACGCGGCGCCCGATCGGCTCGTCGAAGAACTTGGCGGCGCGCCCGACCTGATCCTGTCGGACATGGCCGCCAACACCGTGGGCCATGCGCAGACCGACGCATTGCGCACGCTCGGGCTGGTCGAAGCTGCGCTCGACTTCGCGATACGCACGCTCGCGCCGGGCGGCGATTTCGTCGCCAAGGTGTTCGCCGGCGGCGCCGATTCGGCGCTGGTCGCCGAGATGAAGCGCAACTTCACTACCGTGAAGCACGCCAAGCCGCCCGCCAGCCGCAAGGGCTCGGTCGAATGGTTCGTCGTGGCGCAAGGCTTCAAGGGGCGGACCGAAGAAGTGCCGGAATGA
- a CDS encoding DHA2 family efflux MFS transporter permease subunit: MNAKAEVAAPLTGMRLLLAGAVLALTNFMVVLDTTIANVSVPHIAGSLGISASQGTWIITSYAVAEAVCVPLTGWLAGRFGAVRTFTFGMIGFGIFSLLCGVSTSLGMLVACRIGQGLCGGPLMPLSQTLLMRIFKPEQRAQAMGVWAMTTVTAPILGPILGGVISDTWSWHWIFFINLPVAALCAFGATRLLGSSETKTEKLRIDGVGLALMLLWIGALQIMLDLGREHDWFSDPTIVALAVIAAVGLVVFLAWELTEDQPIVDLRVFRHRGFTVAVASLSFAFATFFASAVIIPQWLQTSMGYTATYAGYATAFTGVAAVIMSPIVAKLSSKFDPRALVCFGILWLGMTSLLRVHWNSGADFWTLALPQLLQGFGMPFFFIPLTTLALGAVEPEETASAAGVMSFLRTMAGAIGTSISATMWDNSGRIARSEIVSKLNTQGTSEALAAQGFSVDQIRAVIAQLVDKEAMALATTHIFLISAVVFAFAAMIIWLTPRPTRTVEMGAAH; this comes from the coding sequence ATGAACGCCAAAGCCGAGGTTGCGGCGCCGCTCACGGGCATGCGTCTGCTGCTCGCGGGCGCAGTGCTCGCGCTCACCAATTTCATGGTGGTGCTCGACACCACCATCGCCAACGTCTCGGTGCCGCACATCGCCGGCAGCCTCGGCATCTCGGCCAGCCAAGGGACGTGGATCATCACGTCCTACGCCGTCGCCGAAGCAGTATGCGTGCCGCTCACCGGCTGGCTCGCCGGCCGGTTCGGCGCGGTGCGCACCTTCACCTTCGGGATGATCGGATTCGGCATCTTCTCTCTGCTGTGCGGGGTGTCGACCTCGCTCGGCATGCTCGTCGCCTGCCGGATCGGGCAGGGACTGTGCGGCGGCCCGCTGATGCCGCTCAGCCAGACCTTGCTGATGCGCATCTTCAAGCCCGAGCAACGTGCGCAGGCGATGGGGGTGTGGGCGATGACCACCGTGACTGCGCCGATCCTCGGCCCGATCCTGGGCGGAGTGATCAGCGACACCTGGTCGTGGCACTGGATCTTCTTCATCAACTTGCCGGTCGCCGCGCTCTGCGCGTTCGGCGCGACCCGGCTGCTGGGCTCGTCCGAGACCAAAACCGAGAAGCTGCGGATCGACGGGGTGGGCCTCGCGCTGATGCTGTTGTGGATCGGCGCGCTGCAGATCATGCTCGACCTCGGCCGCGAGCATGATTGGTTCAGCGATCCGACGATCGTCGCGCTGGCAGTGATCGCCGCGGTGGGGCTGGTGGTGTTCCTGGCCTGGGAGCTCACCGAGGACCAGCCGATCGTCGATTTGCGGGTGTTTCGCCATCGCGGCTTCACCGTGGCGGTGGCGTCACTGTCCTTCGCCTTTGCGACCTTCTTCGCTTCGGCGGTGATCATCCCGCAATGGCTGCAGACGAGCATGGGCTACACCGCGACTTATGCGGGCTACGCCACTGCCTTCACCGGCGTGGCCGCGGTGATCATGTCTCCGATCGTCGCCAAGCTGTCGTCGAAGTTCGATCCGCGCGCCTTGGTATGCTTCGGCATATTGTGGCTGGGAATGACCTCACTGCTCCGGGTCCACTGGAACAGTGGCGCCGATTTCTGGACGCTGGCTCTCCCGCAATTGCTCCAGGGCTTCGGCATGCCGTTCTTCTTCATCCCGCTGACCACGCTGGCGCTCGGCGCGGTGGAGCCGGAGGAAACTGCGTCGGCGGCGGGGGTGATGAGCTTCCTGCGCACCATGGCGGGCGCGATCGGGACCTCGATCTCGGCGACGATGTGGGACAATAGCGGCCGGATCGCGCGCAGCGAGATCGTCTCGAAGCTCAACACGCAAGGCACCAGCGAGGCGCTCGCCGCGCAGGGCTTCTCGGTCGATCAGATCCGCGCGGTGATCGCGCAATTGGTCGACAAGGAAGCGATGGCGTTGGCCACCACGCACATCTTCCTGATCTCGGCAGTGGTGTTCGCCTTCGCGGCGATGATCATCTGGCTCACCCCGCGGCCGACACGGACGGTCGAGATGGGCGCGGCGCACTAG
- a CDS encoding YnbE family lipoprotein, producing the protein MAPVGALGMMAGCVNVSAPDKPIVINLNISITQEVVYRLDNKAKTLIQENPGIF; encoded by the coding sequence ATGGCGCCGGTCGGCGCTCTCGGGATGATGGCCGGGTGCGTCAATGTGAGCGCGCCGGACAAGCCGATCGTCATCAACCTCAACATATCGATCACACAGGAAGTGGTGTATCGTCTCGACAACAAGGCGAAGACACTGATCCAGGAAAACCCAGGGATATTCTGA
- a CDS encoding HlyD family secretion protein codes for MADADPAALHEFRAEQAKPNTLRKKLLGGIAGAVLLIGAGYGGWYALVGSHHIGTDNAYVGADTASVTPMIAAQVLNVRVADTQAVRKGDILVQLDDSDARIALAQAEADMATARRQYGQATATSAALASQVEARGADITSARAQLDAAQAAYEKARLDLTRRQKLAPNGAVSGDELSSAVNAFASARANLELARAAIAQASSTRGAASGQLAANNALISGTTASTAPEVLAAQARVAQAKLELERTLIRAPIDGVITRRNVQIGQRVAPGTPLMLIVPVGQLYVDANFKEGQLTRVKIGQPVTLTSDLYGGDVEYHGRVVGLSGGTGSSFALIPAQNATGNWIKVVQRLPVRVALDPRELQAHPLRVGLSMDAEIDVSAN; via the coding sequence ATGGCTGACGCAGATCCCGCAGCGCTCCACGAATTCCGCGCCGAACAGGCCAAACCCAACACGCTCCGCAAGAAGCTGCTCGGCGGCATCGCCGGCGCGGTTCTGCTTATCGGCGCCGGGTACGGTGGCTGGTACGCTTTGGTCGGCAGCCATCATATCGGCACCGACAATGCCTATGTCGGCGCCGACACCGCGAGCGTCACGCCGATGATCGCGGCGCAGGTGCTCAATGTCCGCGTGGCCGACACCCAGGCCGTGCGCAAGGGCGACATACTCGTCCAGCTCGACGACAGCGACGCGCGGATCGCGCTCGCCCAGGCCGAAGCGGACATGGCAACGGCGCGGCGCCAATATGGCCAGGCCACGGCGACCAGTGCCGCGCTCGCCTCCCAGGTCGAGGCGCGTGGCGCCGACATCACCAGCGCCCGCGCGCAGCTTGACGCCGCGCAGGCCGCCTATGAGAAAGCCCGCCTCGATCTCACTCGGCGCCAGAAGCTCGCTCCCAATGGCGCGGTGTCGGGCGACGAGCTGAGCTCGGCGGTCAATGCCTTTGCCTCGGCGCGGGCGAATCTCGAACTGGCGCGCGCGGCCATCGCGCAGGCGAGCTCAACCCGCGGCGCCGCGAGCGGCCAGCTCGCCGCGAACAACGCGCTGATCAGCGGCACCACGGCTTCCACCGCGCCCGAAGTACTCGCCGCGCAGGCCAGGGTCGCGCAGGCGAAGCTCGAGCTCGAGCGCACGCTGATCCGCGCGCCGATCGACGGAGTGATCACGCGGCGCAACGTCCAGATCGGCCAGCGTGTCGCGCCCGGCACGCCGCTGATGCTGATCGTCCCCGTCGGCCAGCTTTATGTCGACGCCAATTTCAAGGAAGGCCAGCTCACCCGAGTCAAGATCGGCCAGCCCGTGACGCTGACGTCCGACCTTTATGGCGGCGATGTCGAATATCATGGGCGTGTCGTCGGGCTTTCGGGCGGCACCGGATCGTCGTTCGCGCTGATCCCGGCGCAGAACGCCACCGGCAACTGGATCAAGGTGGTCCAGCGCCTGCCCGTCAGGGTCGCGCTCGATCCGCGCGAATTGCAGGCGCACCCCTTGCGGGTCGGCCTGTCGATGGACGCCGAGATCGACGTCTCCGCCAACTAA
- a CDS encoding Ppx/GppA phosphatase family protein translates to MGDGPARVPRGQGGGSARPIPKAPPERQARARWPESRHFAALDLGTNNCRLLIARPQGTGFTVIDAFSRIVRLGEGLATNGKLSDAAIDRTLAALRICADKLKRRNVALARSVATEACRQASNGAEFIERVYHETGIALDIITAEEEARLAVLGCHALLEPGDGPALVFDIGGGSTELVLVDSRAEVPRILDWHSAPWGVVSLTEAAGLADGADHGAAVYADMRARVSESFAPFVARLRTPKGTRRLLGTSGTVTTLASVHLGLPAYDRSVVDGLIVPAAAMREVSQRIAGMSMAERSQVPCIGAERADLVVAGCAILETIIDLWPAERLGIADRGIREGILRRLMNGERL, encoded by the coding sequence ATGGGGGATGGCCCAGCCAGAGTGCCCCGTGGCCAGGGCGGCGGTTCCGCCCGGCCGATACCCAAAGCACCGCCCGAGCGGCAGGCCCGCGCACGCTGGCCCGAATCGCGCCATTTCGCCGCGCTCGACCTCGGCACCAATAATTGCCGGCTGCTGATCGCCAGGCCGCAAGGGACGGGCTTCACCGTCATCGACGCCTTCTCGCGGATCGTCCGGCTGGGCGAAGGCCTTGCCACCAACGGCAAGCTTTCCGACGCGGCGATCGACCGCACCCTTGCCGCGCTGCGGATCTGTGCGGACAAGCTCAAGCGGCGCAACGTCGCGCTGGCGCGCTCGGTGGCGACCGAGGCATGCCGTCAGGCGTCCAACGGCGCCGAGTTCATCGAGCGGGTCTATCACGAGACGGGGATCGCGCTCGACATCATCACTGCCGAAGAGGAGGCGCGGCTCGCCGTGCTGGGCTGTCATGCGCTGCTCGAGCCCGGCGACGGGCCGGCTTTGGTGTTCGACATCGGCGGTGGTTCGACCGAGCTCGTCCTGGTCGACTCGCGCGCCGAAGTTCCACGCATCCTCGACTGGCACAGCGCGCCGTGGGGCGTGGTGTCGCTCACCGAGGCCGCAGGTCTCGCCGATGGCGCGGACCATGGCGCCGCCGTCTATGCCGATATGCGCGCGCGCGTCTCGGAGAGCTTCGCGCCGTTCGTTGCGCGGCTGCGGACCCCCAAGGGCACGCGGCGGCTGCTCGGGACGTCGGGCACCGTGACCACCCTGGCGAGCGTTCATCTCGGCCTGCCGGCCTATGATCGCTCGGTGGTGGACGGGCTGATCGTGCCCGCCGCGGCGATGCGCGAGGTGAGCCAGCGGATTGCGGGTATGAGCATGGCGGAGCGATCGCAAGTGCCGTGCATCGGCGCCGAGCGTGCCGATCTGGTGGTAGCGGGCTGCGCGATCCTCGAGACCATCATAGATTTGTGGCCCGCCGAACGCCTGGGGATCGCCGATCGCGGCATTCGCGAAGGCATATTGCGGCGTCTGATGAACGGGGAGCGACTATGA
- a CDS encoding YdbL family protein — protein MRPMFFTAALAATALIAGPAFAQRDPAYSAARAAGQVGEQPDGYLGVVGASTPTLQALVNNINIQRKKQYTAQAANGSTVQQMAFVTGCNLILRSAPGEKYQAPDGRWLTRGAEAPVRDPRCL, from the coding sequence ATGCGCCCAATGTTCTTCACTGCCGCACTCGCGGCAACCGCGCTGATCGCAGGTCCTGCATTCGCCCAGCGCGATCCGGCCTATTCGGCTGCGCGCGCCGCGGGTCAGGTGGGCGAGCAGCCCGACGGCTATCTCGGCGTGGTCGGGGCCTCGACGCCGACGCTCCAGGCTCTGGTCAACAACATCAACATCCAGCGCAAGAAGCAGTACACCGCGCAGGCCGCCAACGGCTCGACCGTCCAGCAAATGGCGTTCGTCACCGGCTGCAACCTCATCCTGCGCAGCGCGCCCGGCGAGAAATACCAGGCGCCCGACGGCCGCTGGCTCACCCGCGGTGCTGAGGCTCCGGTGCGCGATCCGCGCTGTTTGTAA
- the rpoZ gene encoding DNA-directed RNA polymerase subunit omega → MARVTVEDCVDKIPNRFDLVLFAAQRARQISGGAELTLDRDRDKNPVVALREIAEETVHPAHLEESVVSGLQRVQIDDEEAPDEVGSLAQSAEALRLTAAAPPRNQNLGADYEG, encoded by the coding sequence ATGGCGCGCGTCACAGTCGAGGATTGCGTCGACAAGATCCCGAACCGGTTCGATCTGGTGCTGTTCGCAGCCCAGCGCGCGCGGCAGATCTCGGGCGGCGCCGAGCTGACCCTCGATCGCGACCGCGACAAGAACCCGGTGGTCGCGCTTCGCGAGATCGCCGAAGAAACTGTTCACCCCGCCCATCTCGAGGAATCGGTGGTCTCCGGTCTCCAGCGCGTCCAGATCGACGACGAGGAAGCGCCGGACGAAGTCGGCTCGCTGGCACAGTCGGCCGAGGCGCTCCGCCTCACCGCGGCGGCCCCGCCCCGCAACCAGAATCTGGGCGCCGATTACGAAGGCTGA
- a CDS encoding efflux transporter outer membrane subunit, which translates to MTFRFRPALLATLATPLLFSACAPVPQLGARPEVRASASYAVSQTFAPAATASAWPASNWWADYADPQLSALIEEGLTDSPDLAAAAARLRSAQAYAQQAGAARLPSIGLEASATQAKQSYNNGIPPAFVPQGWNDSGRVAASLSFDLDLWGKNRAALAAATSDAEAARIELEQSRLVLSTNIASAYADLARLAAEHRVQETALSLRSQTQKLVADRVAAGLDTRAELKQADSAVPGARANLAATDEAIGLTRNRIAALLGKGPDRGLTIALPAQPAEARSFPAGVTTDLIGRRPDVAAARARVEAAASRIKVARADFYPSVNISALVGLQSLGLSNLFDSGSTFGQAGPAISLPIFRGGQLAGQYRGARAGYDEAVANYDGLVATAFREVADAVTSQRALGIRLSESRQALADSEAAYSIARQRFEGGLSTFLDVLTAEDRALQNRQIVADLEARAFTLDVQLVRALGGGFSSNEAAAAARKDPTHG; encoded by the coding sequence ATGACTTTCCGTTTCCGGCCCGCGCTTCTTGCAACGCTGGCCACCCCCTTGCTGTTTTCCGCCTGCGCGCCGGTGCCGCAGCTCGGCGCGCGCCCCGAGGTTCGCGCCAGCGCCAGCTATGCCGTCAGCCAGACGTTCGCGCCTGCGGCTACCGCCTCGGCCTGGCCCGCGAGCAATTGGTGGGCCGATTATGCCGACCCGCAGCTCAGTGCGCTGATCGAGGAAGGGCTTACCGATTCGCCCGATCTCGCCGCCGCCGCGGCGCGACTGCGCTCGGCGCAGGCTTATGCACAGCAAGCCGGCGCCGCCCGCCTCCCCTCGATCGGGCTCGAGGCCAGCGCCACCCAGGCCAAGCAGAGCTATAACAACGGGATTCCGCCCGCATTCGTGCCACAGGGCTGGAACGACAGCGGCCGAGTCGCCGCGAGCCTGAGTTTCGACCTCGACCTGTGGGGAAAGAACCGCGCCGCGCTTGCCGCCGCGACTTCCGACGCCGAGGCCGCACGGATCGAGCTCGAACAATCGCGGCTGGTGCTTTCGACCAACATTGCCAGTGCCTATGCCGATCTCGCGCGGCTCGCCGCCGAGCACCGGGTGCAGGAAACGGCGCTGAGCCTGCGCAGCCAGACGCAGAAGCTCGTTGCCGACCGGGTCGCCGCCGGGCTCGACACCCGCGCCGAACTCAAACAGGCCGATTCAGCGGTGCCGGGCGCGCGTGCCAATCTCGCCGCGACCGACGAAGCGATCGGGCTCACCCGCAACCGCATCGCCGCGCTGCTCGGCAAGGGCCCCGATCGCGGGCTGACCATCGCGCTTCCCGCCCAGCCTGCGGAGGCGCGCTCGTTTCCCGCCGGGGTCACCACCGACCTGATCGGTCGCCGTCCCGACGTGGCCGCCGCCCGCGCGCGGGTCGAGGCGGCCGCTAGCCGGATCAAGGTGGCGCGTGCCGACTTCTACCCATCGGTCAATATCAGTGCCCTGGTCGGGCTCCAGTCGCTTGGCCTGTCCAACCTGTTCGACAGCGGCTCGACCTTCGGTCAGGCCGGCCCTGCGATCAGCCTGCCGATCTTCCGCGGCGGCCAGCTCGCGGGTCAGTATCGAGGCGCGCGCGCCGGTTATGACGAGGCGGTCGCCAATTATGACGGCCTGGTCGCGACTGCGTTCCGCGAAGTCGCCGATGCAGTGACCAGCCAGCGTGCGCTGGGCATCCGCCTTTCCGAGAGCCGGCAGGCGCTAGCCGATTCGGAAGCCGCTTATTCGATCGCGAGGCAACGCTTTGAAGGCGGCCTTTCGACCTTCCTCGATGTTCTGACTGCCGAAGACAGGGCGCTGCAGAACCGCCAGATCGTCGCCGACCTCGAGGCGCGGGCGTTCACGCTCGACGTCCAGTTGGTCCGCGCGCTCGGCGGAGGCTTTTCCAGTAACGAAGCGGCCGCGGCCGCGCGCAAGGACCCGACCCATGGCTGA
- a CDS encoding phospholipase D-like domain-containing protein codes for MDPWSKPFTVDGNRLTILPEGPERMEALLGLIRSAKRSLRVLYYIFVDDGAGVAVREALIEAAGRGVEVHLIVDGLGSEQAAAHHFFDPLHAAGVDVCRFVPRWGRRYLLRNHQKLALADEERVLIGGFNIEESYFGTPEQDAWRDLGLLVEGPAAARLVNYFDALRRWTGQPRASMRSLGRTLNSGSEVDGAARWLLGGPMRRLSPWARVVKREMERARTIDLITSYFAPNPAMLRRLDKAGKRGRVRLVLPSKVDHTASLWAAHFTYAGLLRKNVKIYEYQPTKLHTKLFVIDDVVHIGSANFDIRSMFLNLELMLRIEDRAFAAHVRCFVEQEIGQSELITAEIHKARTGLWTRAKQLAAYFVMAVLDYNVTRRLNFGPQQPRRRNQA; via the coding sequence ATGGATCCCTGGTCGAAACCCTTCACTGTCGATGGCAATCGCCTGACGATATTGCCCGAAGGGCCCGAACGGATGGAGGCGCTGCTCGGCCTGATCCGCTCGGCGAAGCGGTCGCTCAGAGTGCTCTATTACATCTTTGTCGATGACGGCGCCGGTGTCGCGGTGCGGGAGGCTCTGATCGAAGCCGCGGGTCGCGGCGTGGAGGTCCACCTCATCGTCGACGGGCTTGGCAGCGAACAGGCCGCCGCGCACCATTTCTTCGACCCGCTGCACGCGGCGGGCGTCGATGTCTGCCGTTTCGTGCCGCGCTGGGGGCGCCGCTATCTGCTGCGCAACCACCAGAAGCTGGCGCTCGCCGACGAGGAACGGGTGCTCATCGGCGGGTTCAATATCGAGGAGAGCTATTTCGGCACGCCCGAGCAGGATGCGTGGCGCGACCTCGGGCTGCTGGTGGAAGGGCCGGCTGCCGCGCGACTGGTCAACTATTTCGACGCACTGCGCCGCTGGACCGGCCAACCGCGCGCATCGATGCGCTCGCTGGGGCGCACGCTCAATTCGGGAAGCGAGGTGGATGGCGCGGCGCGCTGGCTGCTGGGTGGGCCGATGCGGCGACTCTCGCCCTGGGCCCGCGTGGTGAAGCGCGAGATGGAGCGCGCCCGGACGATCGACCTGATCACTTCCTATTTCGCGCCCAACCCGGCGATGCTGCGGCGGCTGGACAAAGCCGGGAAGCGCGGCCGCGTGCGGCTGGTGTTGCCGTCGAAAGTGGATCACACCGCCTCCTTGTGGGCGGCGCATTTCACTTATGCCGGCCTGCTCCGCAAGAACGTCAAGATCTACGAATATCAGCCGACCAAGCTGCATACCAAGCTGTTCGTCATCGACGACGTCGTCCATATCGGCTCGGCCAATTTCGACATTCGCAGCATGTTCCTCAACCTCGAGCTGATGCTGCGGATCGAGGATCGCGCCTTTGCCGCACACGTCCGGTGCTTCGTCGAACAGGAAATCGGCCAGTCGGAGCTGATCACCGCCGAAATCCACAAGGCGCGCACCGGCCTGTGGACGCGGGCAAAGCAACTGGCCGCTTATTTCGTCATGGCGGTGCTCGATTATAACGTCACCCGGCGCCTCAATTTCGGTCCGCAGCAACCGCGGCGACGGAACCAGGCCTAG